From a region of the Tenggerimyces flavus genome:
- the sucD gene encoding succinate--CoA ligase subunit alpha produces the protein MAIFLNEESRIIVQGMTGAEGSNHTRKMLAAGSQIVGGTNPRKAGQHVDFDGTKLPVFGTVADAMSETGANTSVIFVPPAFAKAAVLEAIDAEIGLAIVITEGIPVHDSATFVARSLVEGSKTRVIGPNCPGVASPGKSYAGIIPASIAGPGRIGLVSKSGTLTYQMMYELREIGFSTSVGIGGDPIVGTTHIDALAAFQEDPETDVIVMIGEIGGDAEERAADFIKANVTKPVVGYVAGFTAPEGKTMGHAGAIVSGSSGTAAAKQEALEACGVKVGKTPSATAQLVREVVQSLG, from the coding sequence ATGGCGATCTTTCTCAACGAGGAAAGCCGGATCATCGTTCAGGGGATGACCGGCGCCGAGGGCTCCAACCACACGCGCAAGATGCTGGCGGCCGGTTCGCAGATCGTCGGCGGCACGAACCCGCGCAAGGCCGGTCAGCACGTCGACTTCGACGGCACGAAGCTACCGGTGTTCGGCACCGTGGCGGACGCGATGTCGGAGACCGGCGCGAACACGTCGGTGATCTTCGTACCCCCGGCGTTCGCGAAGGCCGCCGTCCTCGAGGCGATCGACGCCGAGATCGGGCTGGCGATCGTGATCACCGAGGGCATCCCGGTGCACGACTCGGCGACGTTCGTGGCCCGTTCGCTGGTCGAGGGCTCGAAGACGCGCGTGATCGGGCCGAACTGCCCGGGTGTCGCGTCGCCCGGCAAGTCCTACGCCGGCATCATCCCCGCGTCGATCGCCGGCCCGGGACGGATCGGGCTGGTGTCGAAGTCGGGCACGCTGACGTACCAGATGATGTACGAGCTCCGCGAGATCGGTTTCTCGACGTCGGTCGGCATCGGCGGCGACCCGATCGTCGGCACCACGCACATCGACGCGCTCGCGGCGTTCCAGGAGGACCCCGAGACCGACGTGATCGTGATGATCGGCGAGATCGGCGGCGACGCCGAGGAGCGCGCGGCCGACTTCATCAAGGCGAACGTGACGAAGCCGGTCGTCGGCTACGTCGCGGGCTTCACCGCACCCGAGGGCAAGACGATGGGCCACGCCGGCGCGATCGTGTCGGGCTCGTCGGGTACGGCGGCGGCCAAGCAGGAGGCGCTCGAGGCGTGTGGCGTGAAGGTCGGCAAGACGCCGTCCGCGACCGCCCAGCTCGTCCGCGAGGTCGTCCAGTCGCTCGGCTGA
- the sucC gene encoding ADP-forming succinate--CoA ligase subunit beta, translating into MDLMEYQAKELFAKHDVPVTLGRVVQTPEEARAAAEEFGGLVVVKAQVKTGGRGKAGGVKLAKTPDEAETHARAILGMDIKGHIVHRVLISPGAEIAEEYYFSFLVDRANRAYLSIASAEGGVEIEEVAKTNPDAVAKVSIDPITGVDEAKAREIATAAKFPADIADDAAATIQKLWTVFIEEDATLVEVNPLVKLGGAGGIEALDGKVTLDENAAFRHEDHAAFEDKAANDPLEQAAKEKDLNYVKLQGEVGIIGNGAGLVMSTLDVVAYAGEEFGGVKPANFLDIGGGASAEVMANGLEIVLSDPDVRAVFVNVFGGITACDAVANGIVAALKLLEEHGQALTKPLVVRLDGNNAELGRQILTEANHSLVEQVDTMDGAARRAAELAAQAK; encoded by the coding sequence GTGGACCTGATGGAGTACCAGGCGAAGGAGCTCTTCGCCAAACACGACGTTCCGGTCACTCTGGGCCGGGTCGTGCAGACCCCGGAAGAGGCCCGTGCCGCGGCTGAGGAGTTCGGCGGGCTGGTGGTGGTCAAGGCCCAGGTGAAGACCGGCGGCCGCGGGAAGGCTGGCGGCGTCAAGCTCGCCAAGACTCCCGACGAGGCCGAGACCCATGCCCGCGCCATTCTCGGGATGGACATCAAGGGTCACATCGTCCACCGCGTGCTGATCTCGCCCGGTGCCGAGATCGCCGAGGAGTACTACTTCTCGTTCCTCGTCGACCGCGCCAACCGTGCCTACCTCTCGATCGCGAGCGCCGAGGGTGGCGTGGAGATCGAGGAGGTCGCCAAGACCAACCCCGATGCCGTCGCGAAGGTGTCGATCGACCCGATCACCGGCGTCGACGAGGCGAAGGCACGCGAGATCGCGACGGCCGCGAAGTTCCCGGCCGACATCGCCGACGACGCCGCGGCGACGATCCAGAAGCTGTGGACGGTCTTCATCGAAGAGGACGCGACGCTCGTCGAGGTCAACCCGCTCGTCAAACTCGGCGGCGCCGGGGGCATCGAGGCGCTCGACGGCAAGGTCACGCTGGACGAGAACGCCGCGTTCCGGCACGAGGACCATGCCGCCTTCGAGGACAAGGCCGCGAACGACCCGCTCGAGCAGGCGGCCAAGGAGAAGGACCTCAACTACGTCAAGCTGCAGGGCGAGGTCGGCATCATCGGCAACGGTGCCGGGCTGGTCATGAGCACGCTGGACGTCGTCGCGTACGCCGGTGAGGAGTTCGGTGGGGTCAAGCCCGCGAACTTCCTCGACATCGGTGGCGGTGCCTCCGCCGAGGTGATGGCGAACGGGCTCGAGATCGTGCTGTCCGACCCGGACGTACGGGCCGTCTTCGTCAACGTGTTCGGCGGAATCACCGCCTGCGACGCGGTCGCGAACGGCATCGTCGCCGCGCTGAAGCTGCTCGAGGAGCACGGCCAGGCCCTGACGAAGCCGCTCGTCGTACGGCTCGACGGCAACAACGCCGAGCTCGGGCGGCAGATCCTCACCGAGGCGAACCACTCCCTCGTGGAGCAGGTCGACACGATGGACGGAGCCGCGCGCCGCGCGGCCGAGCTCGCCGCGCAGGCGAAGTAG
- a CDS encoding RICIN domain-containing protein translates to MPDVDGSFLISDPDTRRFATAETQTVDPLVSMLDRGLPAQTWGITSDPRGNHEIRNTSTNTCWAVPRITVGPGSLVKHVACTGASEQQWEIQTMSTDGTTRLISVHSARCAGLALTEPGNKPVLRELDCTGGANQKFLLLRLT, encoded by the coding sequence GTGCCGGACGTGGATGGATCGTTCCTGATCTCCGACCCCGACACGCGGCGCTTCGCGACGGCCGAGACCCAGACGGTGGATCCTCTGGTCTCGATGCTGGACCGCGGCCTGCCGGCTCAGACCTGGGGGATCACGTCGGACCCTCGTGGGAACCATGAGATCCGGAACACGTCCACGAACACGTGCTGGGCGGTGCCGCGGATCACCGTCGGGCCTGGGTCGCTGGTGAAGCACGTGGCTTGCACGGGGGCGAGCGAACAGCAGTGGGAGATCCAGACGATGAGTACGGATGGGACCACTCGGCTGATCAGCGTCCACTCCGCCCGGTGTGCCGGCTTGGCCTTGACGGAGCCTGGCAACAAGCCGGTGCTGCGAGAGCTGGACTGCACGGGCGGGGCGAACCAGAAGTTCTTGCTCCTCCGGCTGACCTGA
- a CDS encoding cobalamin B12-binding domain-containing protein, with protein MTGGTPATSPIRVVVAKPGLDGHDRGAKVVARALRDAGMEVIYTGLHQTPEQIVETAIQEDADGIGLSVLSGAHMTLFQRTVELLRERGAEDIAVFGGGIIPDADVPLLEKIGVAKVFTPGTPTHDIVAWVRAHLGDSAGS; from the coding sequence GTGACTGGCGGAACGCCGGCTACCAGCCCGATCCGGGTCGTGGTGGCCAAACCCGGACTAGACGGACACGACCGCGGTGCCAAGGTCGTCGCCCGGGCGCTGCGCGACGCCGGCATGGAGGTGATCTACACCGGCCTGCACCAGACGCCGGAGCAGATCGTCGAGACCGCGATCCAGGAGGACGCGGACGGCATCGGCCTGTCCGTCCTGTCGGGCGCGCACATGACGCTGTTCCAGCGCACAGTCGAACTGCTGCGCGAACGCGGCGCCGAGGACATCGCGGTGTTCGGCGGCGGGATCATCCCGGACGCCGACGTACCCCTGCTGGAGAAGATCGGCGTCGCCAAGGTCTTCACTCCGGGCACGCCGACGCACGACATCGTGGCCTGGGTCCGCGCGCATCTTGGGGACTCGGCGGGCAGCTAG
- a CDS encoding alpha/beta fold hydrolase: protein MLEPVWKVCADVAVGVRAAAIEATWIGVHLATYPLGLLREEPSPGHPFSIDRLPPIQRGLLVGNIEAAGTPILLVHGIVDNRSIFGPLRASLHRRGFGRVLSFSYGPLPTDVREPAEALREALEEVCEETGYDKIHLVGHSLGGLIARYCVQKLGGHERVHTLVTLGTPHLGTNAAKILPLPLLKQLRPGSTLLTELAAPAPEVATRFVAFWSDLDEVIHPQTNAQLEHPDLHVRNVPVHGVGHLTLPIDGRVARELARMLAQLDSASDTVVTFGSERTGHASVTSGYPETDFSSNLSDMA, encoded by the coding sequence GTGCTCGAACCGGTATGGAAGGTGTGCGCCGACGTGGCTGTCGGCGTACGTGCTGCCGCGATCGAGGCCACCTGGATCGGCGTGCACCTCGCCACGTACCCGCTCGGCCTGCTCCGCGAGGAGCCGTCACCCGGCCACCCGTTCTCCATCGACCGCCTGCCACCGATCCAGCGCGGGCTGCTGGTCGGCAACATTGAGGCCGCGGGCACGCCGATCCTGCTCGTGCACGGCATCGTCGACAACCGCTCGATCTTCGGGCCGCTGCGCGCCAGCCTGCACCGGCGCGGGTTCGGCCGGGTGCTGTCGTTCTCGTACGGACCCCTCCCGACCGACGTACGCGAGCCTGCCGAGGCGCTCCGCGAGGCGCTCGAGGAGGTCTGCGAGGAGACCGGGTACGACAAGATCCACCTCGTCGGGCACAGCCTCGGCGGGCTGATCGCCCGCTACTGCGTCCAGAAGCTGGGCGGCCACGAACGCGTCCATACGCTCGTCACGCTCGGGACGCCGCATCTCGGCACGAACGCGGCCAAGATCCTGCCCCTCCCGTTGCTCAAGCAGCTGCGCCCGGGCAGCACGCTGCTGACCGAGCTCGCCGCGCCGGCGCCGGAGGTTGCGACCCGGTTCGTCGCCTTCTGGAGCGACCTCGACGAGGTCATCCACCCGCAGACCAACGCCCAGCTCGAGCACCCCGACCTGCACGTACGCAACGTTCCCGTGCATGGCGTCGGGCACCTGACGCTGCCGATCGACGGCCGGGTGGCACGTGAACTTGCCCGCATGCTGGCCCAACTCGACTCGGCCAGCGACACGGTGGTCACGTTCGGTAGCGAGAGAACAGGTCACGCTTCGGTCACGAGCGGCTACCCTGAGACAGATTTTTCGTCCAATTTGTCCGATATGGCGTAA
- a CDS encoding M23 family metallopeptidase has protein sequence MPEQAQGRRSQSAGRHRKPGQRKKQVERRPIRAVPAIAGLATIVAAATGAIALHTNDSLAAAAGNPIKPKYKAEGASDVAASLNQLRNSRKAAADRADRERRQTLADLQKQEAERTADLKARATWEASRSAEIAKQEKLAAGIDDRPLVLDRYIKWSLPLAKYRLTGRFGDAGSLWKADHTGLDFAAPTGTKIRSVGEGEIVEAGYSGSYGNRIKVRLEDGTELWYCHMSRYERRSGHVEAGEVIGYVGSTGNSTGPHMHLEVRPDADEPIDPEPWLRDLGLDV, from the coding sequence GTGCCGGAGCAAGCGCAAGGCCGCCGGAGCCAGTCGGCCGGTCGCCACCGCAAGCCCGGCCAGCGCAAGAAACAGGTAGAACGTCGCCCCATCCGTGCCGTTCCCGCCATCGCTGGCCTCGCGACCATCGTCGCCGCCGCCACTGGAGCGATCGCCCTCCACACGAACGACTCCCTCGCCGCCGCAGCCGGCAACCCGATCAAGCCGAAGTACAAGGCCGAGGGCGCCAGCGACGTCGCTGCCAGCCTCAACCAGCTCCGCAACTCCCGTAAGGCCGCGGCCGACCGCGCCGACCGGGAACGCCGCCAGACGCTGGCCGACCTGCAGAAGCAAGAGGCCGAGCGGACCGCCGACCTCAAGGCCCGGGCCACCTGGGAAGCCTCGCGCAGCGCCGAGATCGCCAAGCAGGAGAAGCTCGCCGCCGGGATCGACGACCGGCCGCTCGTTCTCGACCGCTACATCAAGTGGTCCCTCCCGCTGGCGAAGTACCGGCTCACCGGCCGCTTCGGCGACGCCGGCTCGCTGTGGAAGGCCGACCACACCGGCCTGGACTTCGCCGCCCCGACCGGCACCAAGATCCGCTCGGTCGGCGAAGGCGAGATCGTCGAGGCCGGATACTCCGGGTCGTACGGCAACCGGATCAAGGTCCGCCTGGAAGACGGCACCGAGCTCTGGTACTGCCACATGTCGCGCTACGAGCGCCGCAGCGGCCACGTCGAGGCCGGCGAGGTCATCGGGTACGTCGGGTCGACCGGCAACTCGACCGGGCCGCACATGCACCTCGAGGTACGGCCGGACGCCGACGAACCGATCGACCCGGAGCCCTGGCTCCGCGATCTCGGCCTCGACGTCTGA
- a CDS encoding NAD(P)H-binding protein yields MTILVTGASGNIGRCVVRQLVGAGQRVRAMSRTQLAAGVEVRYGDFERPASWAHALDGVRRVYLFSAAPEGFIEAAVSAGVERFVTHSAAAAGFEEHDSETALGRHLNEERGFHRDLELAVEASGAEWTHVRPGLLAVNALGWAEQICAEGVVRGPYGAAGYPWVHEADVAEIAVAALVTDDQLGAAYTLTGPAKVSQAEQMRAIGAAIGRELRYDEVGPDEARAQWQREGLDEGTAEWLLALYADAVEGCGALPPTRTYEGLTGRSPRTFAQWARDHVRDFG; encoded by the coding sequence ATGACGATTCTCGTAACCGGGGCTTCCGGCAATATCGGTCGCTGTGTCGTACGCCAACTCGTCGGCGCGGGGCAGCGTGTGAGGGCGATGTCCCGCACCCAGCTCGCCGCCGGTGTCGAGGTCAGGTACGGCGACTTCGAACGTCCCGCCAGCTGGGCGCACGCGCTCGACGGTGTGCGCCGCGTCTACCTGTTCTCTGCCGCACCCGAGGGCTTCATCGAGGCAGCGGTGAGCGCTGGCGTCGAGCGGTTCGTGACGCACTCCGCCGCCGCGGCTGGTTTCGAGGAGCACGACTCGGAGACCGCGCTCGGCAGACATCTCAACGAGGAAAGGGGATTCCACCGCGACCTCGAGCTCGCGGTCGAGGCCTCAGGGGCTGAGTGGACGCACGTACGACCCGGCCTGCTCGCGGTGAACGCGCTCGGCTGGGCCGAGCAGATTTGCGCCGAGGGCGTCGTCCGCGGACCGTACGGGGCTGCCGGCTATCCGTGGGTGCACGAGGCGGACGTCGCGGAGATCGCCGTTGCCGCGTTGGTCACCGACGACCAGCTGGGTGCGGCGTACACGCTCACCGGGCCGGCGAAGGTCAGCCAGGCCGAGCAGATGCGAGCGATCGGAGCGGCGATCGGGAGGGAGCTGAGGTACGACGAGGTCGGACCGGACGAGGCTAGAGCGCAGTGGCAGAGGGAGGGCCTGGACGAGGGGACTGCCGAGTGGCTACTGGCGCTCTACGCCGACGCGGTCGAGGGGTGCGGCGCGTTGCCGCCGACGCGGACGTACGAAGGACTGACCGGGAGATCACCACGCACGTTCGCCCAATGGGCGCGAGATCACGTACGGGACTTCGGCTAG